Proteins from a genomic interval of Crassostrea angulata isolate pt1a10 chromosome 7, ASM2561291v2, whole genome shotgun sequence:
- the LOC128191340 gene encoding uncharacterized protein LOC128191340, producing the protein MCLKIEEWPSTSCCYNHFHNGSTCVPCPPGSFGQDCDKKCSNLSYGHLCSTKCQCPIEFCSPITGCSLDYSSNSTAHVSNLNTYAPKRGTSIGTEVTKTSHVYRSIFSTRSLTTVVPIFTENHNSIHINIFIMSIGGVTALFLSILIIQLCLKYCSKRNNNSEQVSSLRNERQDEEDYYDEINESLVTERGYDDISEHLQLEKYSELQTSTSPVAEPYDIINQQLSNQERVSSIVISSTSSESNTCNLLYLKPNSYLNEHSYLDVMGSSPANEVALIQSSFIQTADNSDPNSSFHFTDPINDIHIDRNISSTCSSVFCDDNNTYLDVTNETVL; encoded by the exons ATGTGCCTAAAAATCGAAGAATGGCCGAG tACTTCGTGTTGTTATAACCACTTTCATAACGGATCAACATGTGTTC CCTGTCCACCGGGATCTTTTGGACAAGACTGcgacaaaaaatgttcaaaccTATCATATGGTCACTTATGCAGCACAAAATGTCAATGTCCTATAGAATTTTGCAGTCCAATAACAGGGTGTTCATTGG attACTCGAGTAACTCGACGGCGCATGTTTCTAATTTAAACACATACGCACCAAAACGTGGTACTTCCATTGGTACGGAAGTCACCAAAACCAGCCATGTTTACCGTTCTATTTTCAGTACTCGTTCCTTGACAACAGTTGTTCCAATTTTTACTGAAAACCATAATTCGATTcacataaacatttttataatgtcAATTGGTGGTGTTACTGCACTGTTTCTAAGCATACTTATTATAcagttatgtttaaaatattgctCGAAACGAAACAACAATTCAGAACAAGTGTCTTCACTACGGAATGAAAGACAAGATGAGGAGGATTACTATGACGAAATTAACGAATCCTTGGTGACCGAGAGAGGATATGATGACATCAGTGAACATCTACAATTAGAAAAATACTCCGAACTACAAACATCAACCTCACCTGTTGCTGAGCCATATGATATAATAAACCAACAGTTGTCAAATCAAGAGAGGGTTTCTTCTATAGTTATCTCATCAACTAGTTCtgaatcaaatacatgtaatttgttgtACCTGAAACCAAATAGTTATTTAAATGAACATAGCTATCTAGATGTCATGGGTTCAAGTCCCGCAAATGAGGTCGCACTGATTCAATCCAGTTTCATACAAACGGCCGACAACAGCGATCCCAATTCATCATTTCATTTTACAGACCCTATTAATGATATTCATATTGATAGAAACatatcaagtacatgtagtagtgtCTTCTGTGATGATAACAATACATATTTAGATGTTACAAACGAAACAGTTCTTTAG